From the Chitinolyticbacter meiyuanensis genome, one window contains:
- a CDS encoding HD-GYP domain-containing protein: MDFSRIRPTDVQVGQSLPWDVYDERGLLLLSRGQQVMGEAQLQRLLEIGVFAETAALERTRSAPKKPDRLTIGSARPPSVLCMLDLVRRKLDQLALNLAPLVEQKALTAAVGELAAAVENGSRCDPDVSIAMVLLRQEGRYATRHMVNVAIVVRLVAISMGLPPEQVRSMVCAALTMNLTMITLQEVLQQQTDPLSPTQREALERHPADAVALLRRAGVDDPLWLDAVLHHHEHLDGSGYPAKLTGPAITSGGQLLALADLFCARVTQRAYRAAVASNVALRGILLERGKGIDPVLAGHFIKTLGVYPPGLMVRLANGEIGVVAKHGSKANCPIVASLIGPRGAPLSLVLRRDTSVDLYTIRETVDPREFSTYVRLDAVWGDTARLAEA, from the coding sequence ATGGATTTTTCGCGTATCCGGCCCACAGATGTGCAGGTCGGCCAGTCGCTGCCCTGGGATGTCTACGACGAGCGCGGCCTGCTGTTGCTGTCGCGCGGCCAACAGGTGATGGGCGAAGCGCAGCTGCAGCGGCTGCTGGAGATCGGCGTGTTTGCCGAAACCGCCGCACTGGAACGCACGCGCAGCGCGCCGAAGAAGCCTGATCGACTCACCATCGGCTCGGCGCGGCCACCATCGGTGCTGTGCATGCTCGACCTGGTGCGACGCAAGCTCGACCAGCTGGCGCTCAACCTCGCCCCCCTGGTCGAGCAGAAGGCGCTCACCGCTGCCGTCGGCGAATTGGCGGCTGCGGTGGAAAACGGCAGCCGTTGCGACCCCGACGTCTCGATCGCCATGGTGTTGTTGCGCCAGGAAGGTCGCTATGCCACGCGGCACATGGTCAACGTCGCCATCGTGGTGCGGCTGGTGGCCATTTCCATGGGCCTGCCGCCCGAGCAGGTGCGCTCGATGGTCTGCGCCGCACTGACGATGAACCTGACCATGATCACGCTGCAGGAAGTGCTGCAGCAGCAGACCGATCCGTTGTCGCCGACGCAACGCGAGGCGCTGGAGCGCCACCCGGCCGATGCGGTGGCGCTGCTGCGGCGTGCCGGTGTGGACGATCCGCTGTGGCTGGATGCGGTGCTGCACCACCACGAGCATCTCGACGGCAGCGGTTACCCGGCCAAGCTGACCGGCCCTGCGATCACCAGCGGCGGACAGTTGCTGGCATTGGCGGACCTCTTCTGTGCCCGCGTCACCCAGCGGGCCTACCGCGCCGCGGTGGCGTCGAACGTGGCGCTGCGCGGCATCCTGCTCGAGCGCGGCAAGGGCATCGATCCGGTGCTGGCCGGCCATTTCATCAAGACACTCGGCGTCTACCCGCCGGGGCTGATGGTGCGGCTCGCCAATGGGGAGATCGGCGTCGTCGCCAAGCACGGCAGCAAGGCCAACTGCCCGATCGTCGCCAGCCTGATCGGCCCGCGCGGCGCCCCGTTGTCGCTGGTGCTGCGCCGCGATACCTCGGTCGACCTCTACACCATCCGCGAGACGGTCGATCCGCGGGAATTCTCCACCTATGTGCGGCTCGATGCGGTGTGGGGTGATACGGCAAGGCTGGCCGAGGCCTGA
- a CDS encoding U32 family peptidase yields the protein MKLTLGPLLYYWPRATTLAFYEAVAGWPVDVVYLGEAVCGRRHELRAADWLSLAALMLEAGKTPVLASQALIESAGDLAAARRLVESGCLTEAGDLGAVQLAREAGVAFVAGSQLNLYNGATLDWMVRAGAIRWLPPLELGGSAIAAVLAEATLPIETEVFGHGRLPLAHSARCFTARHHSLNKDSCEFVCQQHPDGLMVLTQDEQPFLRLNGIQTQSAACHALWDHLDELGELGVSHLRISPQANHTGDIVAAYAARLRGEAVTPDWARWNPEGLVDGYWRGTAGIAAPQGQAA from the coding sequence ATGAAACTGACACTGGGCCCATTGCTGTACTACTGGCCGCGCGCCACCACGCTCGCGTTCTACGAAGCCGTCGCCGGCTGGCCGGTGGACGTGGTTTATCTTGGCGAGGCGGTATGCGGGCGTCGGCACGAACTGCGTGCTGCCGACTGGCTGTCGCTGGCCGCGTTGATGCTGGAAGCGGGCAAGACGCCGGTGCTGGCGAGCCAGGCGCTGATCGAATCGGCCGGCGATCTCGCCGCGGCGCGGCGGCTGGTCGAGAGCGGCTGCCTCACCGAAGCGGGCGACCTGGGCGCGGTGCAACTGGCGCGCGAGGCCGGCGTTGCCTTCGTCGCCGGTTCGCAGCTCAACCTCTACAACGGCGCCACGCTGGACTGGATGGTGCGCGCCGGTGCCATTCGCTGGCTGCCACCACTGGAGCTCGGCGGCAGCGCCATCGCCGCGGTGCTGGCCGAAGCCACGCTGCCGATCGAGACGGAGGTGTTCGGCCATGGCCGGCTGCCGCTGGCGCATTCGGCACGCTGCTTCACCGCGCGGCATCACAGCCTCAACAAGGACAGCTGCGAGTTCGTCTGCCAGCAGCATCCGGATGGGCTGATGGTGCTGACGCAGGACGAACAACCATTCCTGCGGCTCAACGGCATCCAGACCCAGTCCGCCGCGTGCCATGCGCTATGGGATCACCTCGACGAGCTGGGCGAGCTGGGCGTGAGCCATCTGCGCATCAGCCCGCAGGCCAACCACACCGGCGACATCGTTGCCGCCTATGCCGCCCGGCTGCGCGGCGAGGCGGTCACGCCGGACTGGGCGCGCTGGAATCCCGAGGGCCTGGTCGATGGCTACTGGCGCGGCACTG
- the ubiU gene encoding ubiquinone anaerobic biosynthesis protein UbiU, with amino-acid sequence MPCPKLVCPAGSLPALRAAVDAGADAVYVGFRDATNARNFAGLNLADAQLSEGLAYVRRHGRELLVAINTYAQAGQSRQWQRAVDAAAELGADAIIVADLGLLDYAHRVHPQLRLHLSVQGSATNPAAIRLAHEYFGIRRAVLPRVLTLAQVQQVIAQTEVEIEVFGFGSLCVMVEGRCILSSYATGASPNTAGVCSPANAVRWQEKGGCTEARLAGVLIDRYGAGEAAGYPTLCKGRFDVAGDTYYALEEPTSLNTLSILPELIRAGVAAIKVEGRQRSPAYVAAVTATLRAALDAAARPGFSVRRSWDAALASVSEGHQQTLGAYSRPWR; translated from the coding sequence CTGCCTTGCCCCAAGCTCGTGTGTCCGGCCGGCAGCCTGCCGGCGCTGCGTGCCGCCGTCGATGCCGGGGCCGACGCGGTCTACGTGGGTTTTCGCGACGCGACCAATGCGCGCAATTTTGCCGGGCTCAACCTTGCGGATGCACAACTGAGCGAGGGGCTGGCCTATGTGCGCCGCCACGGCCGCGAGCTCTTGGTGGCGATCAATACCTATGCCCAGGCCGGGCAGAGCCGGCAATGGCAGCGCGCGGTCGATGCCGCCGCCGAACTCGGCGCCGATGCCATCATCGTCGCCGACCTGGGCCTGCTCGACTACGCGCATCGCGTCCACCCGCAGCTGAGGCTGCACCTGTCGGTGCAAGGGTCGGCCACCAATCCGGCGGCGATCCGGCTGGCACATGAGTATTTCGGCATCCGCCGCGCAGTGCTGCCGCGGGTGCTGACACTGGCGCAGGTGCAGCAGGTGATCGCGCAGACCGAGGTGGAGATCGAGGTGTTCGGCTTCGGTAGCCTGTGCGTGATGGTCGAGGGGCGCTGCATCCTGTCGAGCTATGCCACCGGCGCTTCGCCCAACACTGCCGGCGTGTGCTCGCCCGCGAATGCAGTGCGCTGGCAGGAAAAGGGCGGTTGCACCGAGGCACGGCTTGCCGGTGTGCTGATCGATCGCTACGGCGCAGGCGAGGCAGCGGGCTATCCCACGCTGTGCAAGGGCCGCTTCGATGTGGCGGGCGATACCTATTATGCGCTGGAGGAGCCGACCAGCCTCAACACGCTGTCCATCCTGCCCGAGCTGATCCGTGCCGGCGTTGCGGCGATCAAGGTGGAGGGCCGGCAGCGCAGCCCCGCGTACGTGGCGGCGGTCACTGCCACGTTGCGCGCGGCGCTCGATGCCGCGGCGCGGCCGGGTTTCTCGGTGAGGCGGTCGTGGGATGCCGCGCTTGCCAGCGTTTCCGAAGGCCACCAGCAGACGCTGGGTGCCTACAGCCGGCCATGGCGGTGA